A single genomic interval of Amycolatopsis albispora harbors:
- a CDS encoding sensor histidine kinase produces the protein MKFSGGIAPSWVVIQGVGTVLIAFFLVVAEDCDPWIWAGYAVSAAAWLVFVATIGRRPRIAVPALIASTVTAAALAGPAAGMTATIITLLTIGRFAGLTVASGRLIGVVVAADLVLVCGGCLLWDRTAWDVGGATAAVAVSALCGLSRRQTDFRVVQTEQLLEQTRRAHAEHARAAALDERTRIAREIHDVLAHSLGALGVQLELAEALLAERDDREAALTTIRRARRLAVDGLGEAREAVAALRQDLPSLPEAVTRLVEVHRRDRGPVELDLCGEVAVPTVAAVALTAVAREALTNAAKHAPGTPVAVELRAGDQGVRLQVANDLPDGPARGTGFGLTGMRERLELAGGTLNAGPDGGDRWLVTAEVRR, from the coding sequence GTGAAGTTTTCCGGTGGCATCGCGCCGTCGTGGGTGGTGATCCAGGGCGTCGGCACGGTGCTGATCGCCTTTTTCCTGGTGGTCGCCGAGGATTGCGACCCCTGGATCTGGGCCGGGTACGCGGTGTCGGCCGCGGCCTGGCTCGTCTTCGTGGCCACCATCGGCCGCCGGCCGCGGATCGCCGTGCCGGCGCTGATCGCCTCGACCGTGACGGCCGCCGCGCTGGCCGGTCCGGCCGCCGGCATGACGGCGACGATCATCACCCTGCTCACCATCGGCCGTTTCGCCGGGCTCACCGTGGCCAGCGGCCGGCTGATCGGCGTGGTGGTGGCCGCCGACCTGGTGCTCGTCTGCGGTGGCTGCCTGCTCTGGGACCGGACGGCCTGGGACGTCGGCGGTGCGACGGCCGCCGTCGCCGTCTCCGCGTTGTGCGGGCTGAGCCGCCGCCAGACCGACTTCCGCGTGGTGCAGACCGAGCAGCTGCTCGAGCAGACCCGCCGGGCGCACGCCGAACACGCCAGGGCCGCCGCGCTCGACGAACGCACCCGGATCGCCCGCGAAATCCACGACGTGCTCGCGCATTCCCTTGGCGCGCTGGGGGTTCAGCTCGAACTGGCCGAAGCGCTGCTGGCCGAGCGCGACGATCGCGAGGCCGCGCTCACCACCATCCGCCGGGCGCGGCGGCTGGCGGTGGACGGGCTCGGCGAGGCACGTGAGGCGGTCGCCGCGTTGCGACAGGACCTGCCGTCGCTGCCGGAGGCGGTGACCCGGCTGGTCGAGGTGCACCGGCGTGACCGCGGCCCGGTCGAGCTGGACCTGTGCGGGGAGGTCGCCGTGCCGACGGTGGCTGCCGTCGCGCTGACCGCGGTGGCCCGCGAAGCCCTGACGAACGCGGCCAAGCACGCCCCCGGCACGCCGGTGGCGGTCGAGCTGCGGGCCGGTGACCAGGGCGTCCGCCTCCAGGTGGCGAACGACCTGCCGGACGGGCCCGCCCGCGGGACCGGGTTCGGGCTGACCGGCATGCGCGAGCGACTGGAGCTGGCCGGTGGCACCCTGAACGCAGGACCGGACGGGGGAGATCGATGGCTGGTGACGGCGGAAGTGCGCCGATGA
- a CDS encoding cold-shock protein, with the protein MTQGTVKWFNSEKGFGFITPDNGGGDVFVHYSEIQGNGFRTLEENARVEFEIGQGQKGPQATSVNVL; encoded by the coding sequence ATGACTCAGGGCACCGTGAAGTGGTTCAACTCCGAGAAGGGGTTCGGCTTCATCACTCCCGACAACGGCGGCGGCGACGTCTTCGTTCACTACTCGGAGATCCAGGGCAACGGCTTCCGCACGCTGGAGGAGAACGCTCGCGTCGAGTTCGAGATCGGCCAGGGCCAGAAGGGCCCGCAGGCCACCTCGGTCAACGTCCTCTGA
- a CDS encoding response regulator, whose product MIRVIVADDQQAVREGLAALLGMAGDVLVTGTAANGRQVLDLLAAGTEADVVLMDLRMPVLDGVEATTRISAEHPGVAVVVLTTYADDDSIGGALRAGARGYLTKDAGRTEIASALRCAAAGQSAFDPAVTQRLVEAFEAGPPVSRVPPDRLTAREAEVLGLIGGGLTNAEIAAKLFIGETTVKTHINNAFAKIGVRNRAEAVRYAYRHELS is encoded by the coding sequence ATGATCAGGGTGATCGTCGCGGACGACCAGCAGGCGGTGCGCGAAGGGCTGGCCGCGTTGCTCGGCATGGCCGGGGACGTGCTGGTCACCGGCACCGCGGCGAACGGCCGCCAGGTGCTCGACCTGCTCGCCGCCGGGACCGAGGCCGACGTGGTGCTGATGGACCTGCGCATGCCGGTGCTGGACGGCGTCGAGGCCACCACCCGGATCAGCGCCGAGCACCCCGGCGTCGCGGTGGTGGTGCTGACCACCTACGCCGACGACGACTCGATCGGCGGCGCGCTGCGTGCCGGGGCCCGCGGTTACCTGACCAAGGACGCCGGGCGCACGGAGATCGCCTCGGCGTTGCGCTGCGCGGCGGCCGGCCAGTCGGCCTTCGACCCCGCGGTGACCCAGCGCCTGGTCGAAGCGTTCGAGGCGGGCCCGCCGGTCTCCCGGGTGCCGCCCGATCGGCTGACCGCCCGCGAGGCCGAGGTGCTGGGCCTGATCGGCGGCGGGCTGACCAACGCCGAGATCGCGGCCAAGCTGTTCATCGGCGAAACCACGGTGAAAACGCACATCAACAACGCCTTCGCCAAGATCGGCGTGCGCAACCGCGCGGAGGCCGTGCGCTATGCGTACCGGCACGAGCTGAGCTGA